A window of the Bos indicus x Bos taurus breed Angus x Brahman F1 hybrid chromosome X, Bos_hybrid_MaternalHap_v2.0, whole genome shotgun sequence genome harbors these coding sequences:
- the LOC113887467 gene encoding uncharacterized protein LOC113887467 gives MPKRRAGCRKGWYARRRQSLANQMRRLTIQEHDELPSRQQLQALMREAQNRVAVQGDPISPLSFLITLLIILNQINTAHSEEYSSAYWAYFPDPPLLQPVGWEGRSIPIYTNDTVALGGFSDKHIIPNQVNFSYHGVFDRLPICLSRYFNSTGCLFVGESGYADFDNGWSLYIPGVTKESGIPQHRNGTGPLDIPFCDFGTRGRVTAAPWKLCRDGTATVYNIFGTNESLWDWSPDSARNPGAQDNRNFASRIWNLGGSKVFQTEIWKLAAALGCEGSYLQVGSKVRHGHLWNLTMRYPRACVPHPYALLVGSVKIQPGLQNYNVTCNNCTLTNCVRGITNQTRVLVLRQPAFVMVPVKINGSWYDERGLELWREVEGALMRYRRGIGLIILGFVALVTLIASSITEALSLAQSVQTATFVNNLAQNASVALGTQEDIDKKLEDRLNALYDVVKYLGEEVQSIKLRLRVQCHADFR, from the coding sequence ATGCCGAAGCGCCGCGCTGGCTGCCGGAAAGGTTGGTACGCACGGCGGAGACAGTCTCTAGCAAATCAGATGAGGAGATTGACAATTCAAGAGCATGATGAATTACCATCTCGGCAACAACTTCAGGCATTGATGCGAGAGGCACAGAATCGTGTTGCGGTGCAGGGCGATCCGATATCACCTTTAAGCTTCCTGATaaccttattaattatcttaaatcaGATTAACACTGCACACTCTGAAGAATATTCAAGTGCTTACTGGGCTTATTTTCCCGATCCTCCCCTTCTCCAACCCGTGGGCTGGGAGGGTCGGTCTATTCCCATATACACTAATGATACTGTGGCTTTGGGTGGTTTTTCAGATAAACATATTATTCCTAATCAAGTTAATTTCTCTTATCATGGAGTGTTTGATCGCTTACCTATTTGTCTGTCTAGATATTTTAATTCAACAGGATGTCTTTTTGTTGGGGAGTCCGGATATGCTGATTTTGACAATGGTTGGAGCCTGTATATTCCTGGAGTAACGAAAGAGTCTGGAATTCCTCAACATCGTAATGGAACTGGTCCTTTAGATATTCCTTTCTGCGACTTTGGAACAAGGGGAAGAGTCACTGCTGCACCATGGAAACTGTGTCGAGATGGAACTGCTACGGTTTATAACATATTTGGGACAAATGAGTCATTGTGGGACTGGTCTCCAGACTCAGCCCGAAACCCTGGAGCTCAAGATAATAGGAACTTTGCATCCCGTATTTGGAACTTGGGCGGCTCTAAAGTGTTCCAAACAGAAATCTGGAAACTAGCTGCCGCCCTTGGATGTGAGGGTTCCTACCTTCAGGTGGGATCGAAAGTGAGACACGGTCATTTGTGGAATCTCACCATGAGATACCCTCGTGCATGTGTGCCTCACCCTTATGCTTTACTAGTAGGATCTGTAAAAATACAACCTGGGTTACAAAATTATAATGTAACTTGTAACAATTGTACTTTGACTAACTGTGTTAGGGGAATTACTAATCAAACTAGGGTTCTAGTCTTAAGACAGCCTGCTTTTGTTATGGTTCCTGTAAAGATTAATGGGTCTTGGTATGATGAAAGGGGACTTGAACTTTGGAGAGAAGTAGAGGGTGCTTTAATGCGTTATCGCAGGGGAATAGGGTTAATAATTCTGGGATTTGTAGCTTTGGTAACTCTTATTGCTTCCTCGATTACTGAAGCCCTGTCTTTGGCACAATCAGTGCAAACTGCAACTTTTGTTAATAATCTGGCACAAAATGCATCCGTTGCCCTGGGGACTCAAGAAGATATTGACAAAAAGCTAGAGGATCGATTGAATGCCCTTTATGATGTTGTAAAATATTTAGGTGAAGAGGTTCAAAGTATAAAGTTGAGATTACGAGTACAATGTCATGCTGATTTTCGATAG